One genomic window of Branchiostoma floridae strain S238N-H82 chromosome 4, Bfl_VNyyK, whole genome shotgun sequence includes the following:
- the LOC118414171 gene encoding uncharacterized protein LOC118414171, with translation MAARLPALLAALLLAQILCARAFTYTHTWGRKRADSSELLTPQAAADSVSAAEVYDASEESEVTKEDFKMAVRTLFRILGDYLQKRTNQN, from the exons ATGGCTGCGAGACTCCCCGCACTTCTTGCCGCCCTGCTGTTGGCACAAATCCTGTGTGCTCGAGCCTTCACCTACACGCACACGTGGGGCCGCAAGCGCGCAGACTCGTCAGAGCTGCTCACACCGCAAGCTGCCGCGGACAGCGTCTCTGCAGCGGAG GTTTACGACGCAAGTGAAGAGTCAGAGGTCACCAAAGAAGACTTCAAGATGGCTGTTCGTACTTTGTTCCGGATCCTGGGGGACTACCTCCAGAAAAGGACGAACCAGAACTGA